Genomic DNA from Fimbriimonas ginsengisoli Gsoil 348:
AGTAGGTCTTCGACGCTGGAAAACGCCGCCGACCCTCCTGGGTGATCGAAGTCATAGTCGGGATAGGCCCATCCTTCCGGGCTATATCTCGTCGCCGCCGAGTGGGTCGCTCCGATCGACGAGCCGGCCATCCCCAGCGGCAAGAACACCTCATCTCGCATGAATTCCGCGTAGGATCGGCCGGAGATCCGCTCGACAAGATAGTCGAGAAGGCCATATCCGAGGTTGGAATAATGGTGCCTCTCCCCCGGCGTCGAAAAGAGCTTCCCGTACCGGCGGATCGTCTCGTCCATGGCCGGCGGCCGATACGGCTCGTCGGCATAGAAGAACTGATAGTGCAGCGGCAACCCCGCCGAGTGGTTTGCCACCCGGCGAACCGTGGCCGCTTCCGCGTCCCCCACCTTCCCTTCCACCTTGGCGTCTCCCAGGTAACGATTGATCGGCGCATCCAGATCGACGAGCCCTCCTTCGGCCAGCAGCACCACCGCCGTCGCCGTCATCGGCTTGGTGATCGAAGCAAGCGAGTAGGGAGTGAAAGGAAAAGCGGCGCGAGCGGCCCCCTTGTCGGCGACGCCGGCCGCGCCAAGGAGAAGCGTTTCGTCGCCACGGGCGATTCCGTAGGCGATCGAAGGCAAAGCGACGGGATCGATGGCGGCCCGTAGCCGCAACTCGAACTCGGCAAGGGACGTGGGAAGATCGCTCACGTTCGCAGTATCGCGGATCGGTCAATATTATCGCGTGACCGACTCTACGCGCATCGAGACCGGGTTTATCGAATGGCTGCGAGAATCCGACTGGCAAAACGCTTACGCGGAGTTCCTTCTCGAATTCTTCAGCGAGTTCGCCGAGCTCACCGGCCAGGACGTGTTCCAGGTCATCCCTAGCCTGCCTGAAGAGGTTGCCGCCGAAGCGCTCGCCTGCGCCCTCGACCAGTTCGCCACCGAGTCGTACGAAGAGTTCACTGGAAAGAAGGAGACTCCCATCGACGCATTCCTCTTCGAGTGCGGCGACCAGTACGAAACTGCGGAAGTCGACTACCTGGTCGCCCTACGATCTTCGAAGCCTGACCTTTACGATGTCGTGGAGCTTGACGAGGAAAGCGTCGTTCTCAAGTCCCTTTTGGACCCTGCGGCGGCGACTGTAAAGGTCGCCGAGCCGCTCGGGATGTCGCCGGATCCTGGCGACGCTGTGTTCGCCCGCGTGATCGAAGAGGGAGATATCCGCCGCTTTACTCAGGGGGTGGTGGTTCTGTCTTCTCAGAGCCGGACCGAAGTGGTCGAAATGTTCGAAGCGGCAGTTAAGGACTACCTCAAGGAGCTACCGAAGCTGATCCGCAAGGATCCACAACAGCTTCGCGCCGCCCGGTCCGCGGTTCGACAGGGACTCTCCGCGATCGTCGTCGCCCTGTGGATCGACGAGATGGATACCACGTTCGACACGTCGGGCATCCTCAAATACGCCTATCAGATCCTCGTCCCGGTGCCGGAGATTGAAGAGGCGCTCGACCGGGTGATGGAGCGGAGTCCAGAGCCGGGGGTGCAGGCCTGGGCGGCCATTAACGACACCCAGATGCTGGCCGTAGTGACGATCGAGGAGGAGATGCTCCTCTTCGCCGTCCCTGATGAGGACACCGCCACGATCATTCACGAGCGGCTCCAGAACCTTCTCGGCGACCGAATCGGCGAGCAGGTCGCGCTGGCCGACTTCGAAGACGAAGACGACGATCTTCCTGCCGAATAGGTTTAACCTATCGGGGCTGTGCAGGCGCTTAAGGGATTCACACGACCAGGATGGTCGTGATACACATGGGCTGGAAGCCCATGCCACCGGTTGGCCGGCTTTTCTTAGATGAGCGACCTTAAATTAGAGAATCTCGACCTTCGTCCAACGACGGACGAACAGCGCACCTGGACTTGGGTGCACTACGCGGCGCTCTGGGTGGGAATGGCGCACTGCGTGCCGACCTGGCTGATGGCGGGAAGCCTGATCGCGCTCGGCCTCACGTGGTGGCAAGTCATCGGGATCATGGCTCTGGGCAACCTGATCGTGCTCGTCCCGGTGGTCATGAACTCACACGCAGGAACCCGCTACGGCATCCCGTTTCCAGTCCTCGCCCGCGCCTCCTTCGGAACTCGCGGCGCGAACATCCCGGCGCTTTTTCGCGGATTGGTGGCGGTCGGCTGGTTCGGAATCCAAGTGCATATCGGCGGAGGAGCCCTCCTTTCGCTCGTCGAGTACGTGGTACCCGGCGTCGCGAAACTGAACGACACCGAGTTCCTCAGTCAGGGGCTGGCTAACTGGATCTCCTTCGGGGTCTTTCTCTGGCTGAACCTGGTGGTGCTTCGCCGGGGCATGGAGCGGCTCAAGAAGTTCGAGCTATGGGCCGCGCCGCTCGTGCTTCTTTTTTCGTTCGCCCTCTGCATCTGGGCCGTGATGGC
This window encodes:
- a CDS encoding serine hydrolase domain-containing protein; this translates as MSDLPTSLAEFELRLRAAIDPVALPSIAYGIARGDETLLLGAAGVADKGAARAAFPFTPYSLASITKPMTATAVVLLAEGGLVDLDAPINRYLGDAKVEGKVGDAEAATVRRVANHSAGLPLHYQFFYADEPYRPPAMDETIRRYGKLFSTPGERHHYSNLGYGLLDYLVERISGRSYAEFMRDEVFLPLGMAGSSIGATHSAATRYSPEGWAYPDYDFDHPGGSAAFSSVEDLLAFGRFHLGNGPSLLSFAALNEMQRATVQIEGDRGYGFGWAVNEDRLGYRTVGHTGSMGGVSTILRLVPSLDLVIAVLTNGESPLANRAADEALAAVSPEFRARLAAESEGLVSPIQSVPPEWARKWNGSIETYAGNRRLELDITGPHSATATLDGSSHAVEEVQLREGRLLGVFDGDIGTEDAGRRPYRIHLELKLQSTERLEGAAVTVSKREKGERMGNALAYFVTLNTRY